The following coding sequences lie in one Fimbriimonadaceae bacterium genomic window:
- a CDS encoding N-acetylmuramoyl-L-alanine amidase: MKRFLLAVLPWMVIAVASAQEMPRPAQVFFTHYGKLAAPAYQIGTECFVPIDAVEVWGWKVKVDDRQAEITTADKKINVPYRTQSGKKVIPLSAIVNKLGGEAGWMEGTGQFYVVSPIKSIKFVDGKLDIESTMKIQPKVMYLEGPDRLVIDLIGAKLQDKTEIKISDDSRVGQFKPDTVRFVIETSDKPINPNLDIDPGKSYAIDLSASKRNPGSGGDNLNTPITIIPVTQDPPPTTGQNNPPTTGQAPPTILDPTKTAPANPGQPSVVAGPVRLLSEKPTLVQLAITLSATLPKPAMFKRVDPDTLEIYLPGTRHSAEDAPTFESQLLAGVEIEQNEGVAVLRLKLAKPMGIELINTGTEIQIGLTRPAVGDGSLAGKVIVVDPGHGGHDSGARSPAKEINEEDVNLRVGKELAKQLTAQGATVILTRKTDVFIELKERSEIANRNGADLFISVHTNSNKKANSTSGSIVFYHMSSPLGTLLADCINGEMAKAKTGIPTIGTWSDSRIYNSGFAVLRYSKMPSVLLELGFINHAKDRAKLKTDEYPILVSQAIVKGIKVYFGDEKED, encoded by the coding sequence ATGAAGCGCTTTCTCCTCGCCGTGTTGCCATGGATGGTGATTGCGGTAGCTTCCGCGCAAGAAATGCCGCGCCCAGCGCAAGTGTTTTTTACGCACTACGGGAAGCTTGCCGCCCCAGCCTATCAGATCGGAACCGAATGTTTCGTACCGATTGATGCTGTCGAAGTGTGGGGCTGGAAGGTCAAGGTAGATGACCGTCAGGCCGAGATCACAACCGCCGACAAAAAGATCAACGTTCCCTATCGCACGCAATCTGGCAAAAAGGTCATCCCCCTTAGCGCGATCGTCAACAAGCTTGGCGGAGAAGCGGGATGGATGGAAGGAACGGGCCAGTTCTACGTTGTCAGCCCGATCAAAAGCATAAAGTTTGTGGATGGCAAGCTCGATATTGAATCGACAATGAAGATTCAACCCAAGGTGATGTACCTTGAGGGCCCAGACAGACTTGTCATTGACTTGATTGGTGCAAAGCTTCAAGACAAGACTGAGATCAAAATCTCCGACGATTCACGAGTAGGTCAGTTCAAGCCCGACACGGTTCGATTCGTGATCGAGACTTCGGATAAGCCGATCAATCCAAATTTAGACATTGACCCGGGAAAGAGTTACGCCATCGATTTGAGCGCCTCGAAGAGGAATCCCGGCTCAGGTGGTGATAACCTTAATACACCGATCACGATCATCCCAGTCACACAAGATCCACCACCCACAACTGGACAAAACAACCCTCCGACTACCGGACAAGCGCCGCCGACGATACTGGATCCTACGAAAACAGCGCCCGCCAATCCAGGGCAACCCAGTGTCGTCGCCGGTCCCGTTCGGTTACTTTCGGAAAAACCGACTCTGGTACAGCTCGCGATCACGCTTAGCGCTACTCTTCCGAAGCCGGCGATGTTCAAACGCGTAGACCCCGACACGCTTGAGATCTATCTTCCTGGCACGAGGCACTCTGCCGAAGATGCTCCCACTTTTGAATCACAACTTCTGGCTGGTGTTGAGATTGAGCAGAACGAGGGTGTCGCGGTGCTGCGGCTCAAGTTAGCCAAGCCGATGGGCATCGAATTGATCAACACTGGAACCGAGATACAGATTGGACTTACCCGACCGGCCGTTGGCGACGGCAGTCTCGCAGGCAAGGTCATCGTCGTTGACCCTGGGCACGGTGGACACGATTCGGGAGCACGGAGCCCAGCCAAGGAGATTAACGAGGAAGACGTCAATCTCAGAGTCGGTAAAGAACTGGCAAAACAGCTCACCGCCCAAGGTGCGACAGTCATTCTCACCCGTAAAACCGATGTATTCATCGAACTTAAGGAGCGATCCGAAATTGCCAATCGCAATGGTGCCGATCTCTTTATTAGCGTCCACACAAACTCGAACAAAAAGGCGAACTCAACTTCAGGCTCCATCGTTTTCTATCACATGAGTTCACCGCTTGGAACGCTACTCGCCGACTGCATCAATGGTGAGATGGCAAAAGCAAAGACGGGCATTCCGACGATTGGCACTTGGAGTGACAGTCGGATCTACAACAGTGGATTTGCGGTGTTGCGCTATTCGAAGATGCCATCCGTCCTGCTTGAACTCGGATTTATCAACCACGCAAAAGACCGCGCTAAACTTAAGACAGACGAATATCCAATCCTCGTCTCTCAGGCAATCGTAAAAGGAATCAAGGTGTATTTTGGCGATGAGAAGGAAGACTAA
- a CDS encoding GerMN domain-containing protein produces the protein MRRKTKNRAKPIALYALVLTASLAAGLGAYVKFTPADRVADIREPFADQAFPDRQTGNGRSVSSQKDNPFTQSRVSMAIARFDGDKLTFEESQIDVPNGQNSAIFAVNEFIKRSDVADGPVRIEEIKLDGKIALLYFNKAFGEQSLGSQDEATLLNGIRAVMGQFGSIDEVEFFSDGHQVDALGHIELIGPQKVIRPGLWKNPTSPDGTTPIEPQG, from the coding sequence ATGAGAAGGAAGACTAAGAACCGCGCAAAACCGATTGCACTTTACGCTTTGGTTCTTACTGCATCTCTGGCGGCAGGGCTTGGCGCTTATGTCAAATTCACCCCCGCTGACAGGGTCGCTGATATTAGGGAGCCTTTCGCCGATCAGGCCTTTCCCGACCGGCAGACCGGCAACGGCAGGTCGGTATCCAGCCAAAAAGATAACCCATTCACCCAATCTCGCGTGTCCATGGCCATCGCAAGATTTGATGGAGATAAGCTCACTTTCGAGGAATCACAGATTGATGTCCCCAATGGACAGAATTCAGCGATATTCGCGGTCAACGAGTTTATCAAGCGAAGCGATGTTGCCGACGGTCCGGTTCGAATTGAGGAGATCAAGCTAGACGGGAAAATAGCTCTTCTTTACTTTAACAAGGCTTTCGGTGAGCAGTCTTTGGGGTCGCAAGACGAAGCCACTCTTCTAAACGGCATCCGTGCGGTGATGGGTCAGTTCGGTTCCATCGATGAGGTGGAGTTCTTCTCCGACGGGCACCAAGTAGACGCATTGGGACACATCGAACTTATTGGTCCGCAAAAGGTGATTCGCCCGGGGCTTTGGAAGAACCCGACCAGCCCTGACGGAACGACGCCCATAGAACCCCAAGGCTGA
- a CDS encoding M50 family metallopeptidase, which yields MPQNKAQRALLIASLLSAAGLVLPYANWLLLPVQYLNTHIHEFCHAFAAIATGGRVEDIHVYAAGNGETLLGGGWAVVIGSAGYVGATIFGGLMVAVSRTEKGARVMLQFLGVLLAISMALWVRGDWMGVGSGAFWVLTAIIVAAKAKDMALIVTAQFIGIQQCLSALQSLWVLLRINAYPGIENDAAILEKSTRIPAMAWAILWSVISLGVLWASFRQGWSGSSKAPGESPFADQ from the coding sequence ATGCCCCAGAACAAAGCCCAGAGAGCCCTCCTGATCGCGAGCCTGCTTAGCGCGGCGGGGCTTGTATTGCCCTATGCCAACTGGCTCCTTTTGCCCGTTCAATATTTGAACACCCACATCCACGAGTTTTGCCACGCCTTTGCGGCAATTGCTACCGGTGGGAGGGTCGAAGATATCCATGTTTATGCGGCTGGAAACGGTGAGACGCTCCTTGGTGGTGGTTGGGCAGTCGTGATCGGCTCGGCGGGCTATGTTGGCGCTACCATCTTTGGTGGGCTGATGGTTGCCGTTAGCCGCACAGAAAAAGGGGCGAGGGTCATGCTTCAATTCCTCGGGGTGCTTTTGGCCATCTCGATGGCGCTGTGGGTCCGGGGCGATTGGATGGGTGTGGGTTCGGGCGCGTTCTGGGTTTTGACGGCGATTATCGTTGCCGCGAAAGCGAAAGATATGGCCTTGATCGTCACGGCGCAATTCATCGGCATCCAGCAATGTCTTTCTGCCCTGCAGTCGCTTTGGGTGTTGCTAAGAATTAACGCCTATCCGGGCATCGAAAACGATGCGGCGATACTTGAGAAATCGACTAGGATTCCCGCTATGGCGTGGGCGATACTTTGGTCGGTGATCAGCCTTGGGGTTCTATGGGCGTCGTTCCGTCAGGGCTGGTCGGGTTCTTCCAAAGCCCCGGGCGAATCACCTTTTGCGGACCAATAA
- a CDS encoding phosphatase PAP2 family protein gives MRGLDITIFRWINGWPDSFNPFFHFLSEGNKMLGVRIFLLAVIITMLIVNKTTRKAALLALLGVLLANALTEGLKYGFQALRPCVELADVNIRVNKLTSFGTASSHAGNMMAVGFVFTYLLGWRWSPWILLAILTGLSRIYIGVHYPSQVLLGWVCGAFCGLMLVKMSEAYGRLRRKSVTEDNADAPEQSPESPPDREPA, from the coding sequence GTGCGCGGGCTAGACATCACAATATTCCGTTGGATCAACGGCTGGCCAGACTCCTTCAACCCCTTCTTCCACTTCCTTAGCGAAGGGAACAAGATGCTCGGAGTGCGCATTTTCCTGCTTGCCGTCATCATCACGATGCTCATCGTCAACAAGACGACCCGCAAGGCCGCTCTCCTCGCCCTTTTGGGAGTGCTGCTGGCTAATGCCCTCACTGAGGGTCTCAAGTACGGTTTCCAGGCGCTCAGACCGTGTGTGGAGCTTGCCGACGTGAACATTCGAGTGAACAAGCTCACGAGCTTCGGGACGGCCTCTAGCCACGCAGGGAACATGATGGCGGTCGGTTTCGTGTTCACATACCTGCTTGGTTGGCGTTGGAGTCCTTGGATATTGCTGGCGATTCTGACCGGTCTGAGCCGCATCTACATTGGCGTACATTATCCGTCTCAAGTCCTGCTTGGCTGGGTTTGCGGGGCTTTTTGTGGTCTCATGCTCGTCAAGATGAGTGAAGCCTACGGTCGTTTGCGCCGTAAGAGTGTTACGGAAGACAACGCCGATGCCCCAGAACAAAGCCCAGAGAGCCCTCCTGATCGCGAGCCTGCTTAG
- the murB gene encoding UDP-N-acetylmuramate dehydrogenase, with amino-acid sequence MIELPYDIAFTKGGCLRPFTTLKAGGNAEYLAIARTADELSSVAESVQQRGIKATYLGSGSNILPSDAGVPGWVVINGARKIAVREDGEVLADAGCSFQELFLKTVQAGLKGLEFAVGIPGTLGGALVSNAGAYRSNVSEFLTDIEVVFEGKRQWVEPGFMQFSYRDSILRQPNPPAIALVRVKMKLPEGDRKASYDEARDYQRQRIGKQPPSASAGSFFKNVNDPKLAASLDNLPEGLRKAGVVPAGYLMEKVGLKGQRVGGAMLSARHANFMLNVRGATSTDIRSLAFHAKSRVEDSYGVTLEEEVLYLGDWSAFTPLPLGSGT; translated from the coding sequence TTGATCGAGCTTCCGTACGACATCGCGTTTACAAAGGGTGGTTGCCTCCGACCCTTTACGACCTTGAAAGCTGGCGGCAACGCTGAGTATCTGGCCATTGCACGAACCGCCGACGAACTGTCCTCAGTCGCAGAATCTGTGCAGCAGCGAGGTATCAAGGCGACCTACCTGGGTTCGGGGAGCAACATCTTGCCCTCCGATGCAGGGGTCCCGGGTTGGGTGGTCATCAATGGGGCACGCAAGATCGCAGTGAGGGAAGATGGAGAGGTCCTCGCTGATGCCGGGTGCAGCTTTCAAGAGTTGTTTCTGAAAACCGTACAGGCTGGACTGAAAGGATTGGAGTTTGCTGTCGGGATTCCCGGCACTCTCGGGGGAGCTTTGGTGAGCAATGCGGGCGCTTATCGCAGCAACGTCTCGGAGTTCTTAACTGATATCGAAGTTGTTTTTGAGGGGAAACGACAGTGGGTTGAACCCGGATTCATGCAGTTCTCTTACCGCGACTCAATCCTGCGTCAGCCGAACCCTCCTGCCATTGCCCTTGTCCGAGTGAAGATGAAGCTTCCCGAAGGCGATCGCAAGGCGAGCTATGACGAGGCTCGCGATTATCAACGCCAGCGCATCGGTAAGCAGCCGCCATCCGCTAGTGCAGGGAGCTTTTTTAAGAATGTCAATGATCCCAAGCTTGCCGCATCACTCGACAACCTGCCGGAAGGATTGAGGAAAGCAGGGGTTGTGCCGGCTGGGTACTTAATGGAGAAGGTGGGCTTGAAGGGTCAGCGGGTAGGCGGAGCGATGCTGAGTGCGCGCCACGCCAACTTTATGCTGAATGTTCGGGGAGCTACATCGACCGATATCCGCAGCCTTGCTTTTCATGCCAAGTCCCGGGTTGAGGACAGTTACGGGGTGACTTTGGAAGAGGAAGTTCTCTATCTTGGAGATTGGAGTGCGTTTACGCCACTTCCGCTTGGTTCGGGTACCTGA
- the tsaB gene encoding tRNA (adenosine(37)-N6)-threonylcarbamoyltransferase complex dimerization subunit type 1 TsaB, producing the protein MILSISTSSPYVSVAYLDKGGQVLAAVGAEAKRQASAAILRLLEEVEREFGLSAKTADAFIADIGPGSFTGVKVGVTMAKTFGYAFGKKVGGVSSFDLVSASQTVVIPNVAGKFFVREPGKAGALQQGLPKGSFVGYGVGVLEPWHPDAAHAGEVLKSVEWVAPEQLVALYIAEPSISAPKRAYGSLVAEGQSGGTH; encoded by the coding sequence GTGATCCTTTCCATCAGCACTTCGAGTCCCTACGTGAGCGTGGCCTACCTTGACAAAGGTGGCCAAGTCTTAGCAGCCGTCGGTGCGGAGGCAAAGCGTCAAGCCAGCGCTGCCATCCTGCGACTTTTGGAGGAGGTTGAGCGAGAGTTTGGATTGAGTGCAAAGACCGCCGATGCCTTCATCGCCGATATAGGACCGGGAAGTTTTACAGGCGTCAAAGTTGGCGTGACCATGGCAAAGACGTTTGGCTATGCCTTTGGCAAGAAGGTGGGCGGTGTCTCGAGCTTTGACCTTGTCTCCGCCTCTCAAACCGTCGTGATTCCAAATGTCGCAGGCAAGTTCTTCGTGCGAGAGCCCGGGAAAGCAGGTGCCCTGCAACAAGGATTACCGAAAGGGAGTTTTGTTGGCTACGGAGTTGGGGTGCTGGAGCCTTGGCATCCAGATGCTGCCCATGCGGGTGAGGTTCTTAAGAGCGTTGAGTGGGTTGCACCAGAGCAGCTTGTTGCTCTCTATATCGCCGAGCCGAGCATTAGCGCTCCCAAGCGGGCGTACGGCTCCTTGGTCGCCGAGGGGCAGTCTGGGGGAACGCATTGA
- a CDS encoding GAF domain-containing protein has product MPRADELAALTQLVSRQADSGKALEQLTQKALEMTGSRNVLIACMNDELGVLEMRYGAGADWTAQRLGKFFHIDVKESAGIVAHVAATAESFVTGDVSEEPIYQDMFSTTKSEIAVPILDTIGRVRGVLNAESDNLDAYSEDHLIACQIIADLISLVFEREEHLMREEALIAVGSAMDQAQNEKELLSQVIEVAQNVLRFQAFSIFLYDAETDKFVLRASLDQLKDKIGSLTYKRGEGCTGWVCEHGEPLRLDQPQKDPRWRGANLEFPSEQVASFIAVPISIRSHCIGAVRVIRRKSDNEYLDNRFTEGEQQVIQAVADQIAIGIENIRTLEKTLHSERMIAWGEMSAKSSHMIGNRVFALKGDVNELKHLLGEEVLARKSLQDLQASLSTNVTRVDEILQDFRDFLTATKIAKVSTDIPQLVRETATEVFPRRSRIELVLDIDETLPEIETDSKRIRRALSELIENSISFMDEGSLRISANAATKRDVIDANLSPLKPFIKIEVRDTGPGVTDDKKAKIFEPFFSSRVRGMGLGLSIVKGILEAHGGTVVETGQEGEGANFMMLLPVGERQNGEEK; this is encoded by the coding sequence ATGCCCCGAGCTGATGAGCTTGCCGCCTTAACTCAACTGGTCTCACGCCAGGCCGATTCCGGTAAGGCGCTTGAGCAGCTCACTCAAAAGGCGCTTGAGATGACGGGAAGCAGGAACGTGCTGATCGCCTGCATGAACGACGAGCTTGGCGTACTAGAGATGCGTTATGGGGCTGGAGCCGATTGGACGGCGCAAAGGCTCGGCAAGTTTTTCCACATTGACGTCAAGGAGAGCGCGGGCATCGTCGCTCATGTTGCTGCAACTGCGGAGTCTTTTGTCACTGGCGATGTCAGCGAAGAGCCGATCTATCAGGACATGTTCAGTACGACCAAAAGTGAGATCGCGGTACCGATCCTCGACACGATCGGTCGCGTTCGTGGTGTGCTCAATGCTGAGTCGGACAATCTCGACGCATACTCCGAAGACCACCTCATCGCCTGCCAAATCATCGCTGATCTCATCTCTCTTGTCTTTGAAAGAGAAGAGCATCTCATGCGCGAAGAGGCGCTCATCGCGGTTGGAAGTGCGATGGATCAGGCTCAAAACGAGAAGGAACTGCTTTCTCAGGTGATCGAAGTTGCGCAAAACGTGCTTAGGTTTCAGGCCTTTTCGATCTTTCTTTACGATGCAGAGACCGATAAATTTGTGCTGCGCGCGAGCTTGGATCAGCTTAAAGATAAAATCGGCAGTCTCACCTACAAACGCGGAGAGGGCTGTACGGGTTGGGTATGCGAACATGGTGAGCCATTGCGGCTCGACCAACCCCAAAAGGACCCTCGTTGGCGGGGGGCAAACCTTGAATTTCCGAGTGAGCAGGTCGCGAGCTTCATCGCCGTTCCCATCTCCATCAGATCACACTGTATTGGGGCGGTCCGTGTTATCCGAAGAAAATCGGACAACGAGTATCTAGACAACCGTTTCACTGAAGGCGAGCAACAGGTGATCCAGGCTGTCGCCGACCAGATCGCCATAGGGATTGAGAACATTCGGACGCTTGAAAAAACCCTTCATTCCGAAAGGATGATCGCGTGGGGCGAGATGAGCGCGAAAAGTTCGCACATGATCGGGAACCGAGTTTTTGCTCTTAAAGGCGACGTGAACGAGCTCAAACACTTGCTAGGGGAAGAGGTCTTGGCACGAAAATCTCTCCAAGACTTGCAGGCAAGTTTATCGACTAACGTGACCCGCGTCGATGAGATCCTGCAGGACTTCCGAGACTTTCTCACAGCTACAAAGATTGCCAAGGTCTCTACAGACATCCCTCAACTTGTGCGCGAAACAGCAACTGAAGTTTTTCCTCGACGAAGTCGGATTGAGCTTGTGCTGGATATTGATGAGACTCTGCCCGAGATTGAGACGGATTCCAAGCGCATTCGGAGGGCTCTATCTGAACTCATCGAGAACTCCATTAGCTTTATGGACGAAGGGAGTCTGCGCATCTCGGCAAACGCAGCCACCAAGCGCGATGTCATCGACGCGAACCTTAGTCCACTGAAGCCATTTATCAAAATTGAAGTTCGCGACACTGGTCCTGGAGTGACCGATGACAAGAAAGCCAAGATCTTCGAGCCGTTCTTCAGCTCACGCGTTCGGGGCATGGGTCTTGGTTTATCTATCGTCAAAGGCATCCTTGAGGCTCACGGTGGTACCGTAGTAGAGACAGGCCAAGAGGGTGAAGGGGCCAATTTCATGATGCTCCTGCCCGTCGGTGAGCGTCAGAACGGAGAGGAAAAATGA
- a CDS encoding DUF2961 domain-containing protein produces the protein MLGHTTLNGLPRLRDFRSNRASSFDPAGNNSDWWTFQPGEEKTIMASDIPGCIKHIWMTVGGGGPHFLRHIVIRMYWDGEETPSVECPLGDFFGSGFGVHKNFISLPIQMSPQDGRGMNCWWAMPFNTAKITIQNEAPEQCNLYFYVDYEEYDQPQAEDVARFHCQWRRVHKTEGWLKEKLNNENIWDVWSRKPNITGDDNYVILDAEGSGIYVGCVLSIDVFKRQGNDWYGEGDDMIFVDGEPWPPRLHGTGTEDYFNMAFCPQTEYCAPYHGLTLYSGNSNWPWKGRNGMYRFHIEDPIRFYKSIRVTIESGHANKLYNDYSSAAFWYQLEPHKPFPALLSAQEREARPIEPEFDGGE, from the coding sequence ATGCTCGGTCACACCACCCTCAACGGACTTCCCCGCCTCCGCGACTTTCGCAGCAACCGCGCCTCCAGCTTCGACCCCGCCGGAAACAACAGCGACTGGTGGACCTTTCAGCCCGGAGAGGAGAAGACCATCATGGCCTCCGACATCCCCGGATGCATCAAGCACATATGGATGACCGTGGGCGGAGGCGGGCCGCACTTTCTGCGGCACATCGTGATCCGCATGTATTGGGACGGGGAGGAAACCCCCAGCGTAGAGTGTCCGCTGGGCGACTTCTTTGGGTCTGGGTTCGGCGTTCACAAGAACTTTATCAGCCTCCCCATCCAGATGAGCCCGCAGGACGGTCGCGGCATGAACTGTTGGTGGGCCATGCCGTTCAATACTGCGAAGATCACAATTCAAAACGAGGCCCCCGAGCAGTGCAACCTCTATTTCTATGTCGATTACGAGGAGTACGATCAGCCCCAGGCCGAGGACGTTGCGCGGTTTCACTGCCAGTGGCGGCGCGTCCACAAGACCGAAGGCTGGCTGAAGGAGAAGCTGAACAACGAGAACATCTGGGATGTGTGGAGCCGAAAGCCGAACATCACCGGCGACGACAATTACGTGATCCTGGACGCCGAAGGGAGCGGCATCTATGTCGGCTGCGTCCTGAGCATCGACGTGTTCAAACGGCAAGGCAACGACTGGTACGGCGAAGGCGACGACATGATCTTCGTCGACGGCGAGCCTTGGCCTCCCCGATTGCACGGCACCGGCACTGAAGACTATTTCAACATGGCGTTCTGCCCCCAGACCGAATACTGCGCGCCCTACCACGGTCTGACCCTCTATAGCGGCAACAGCAACTGGCCGTGGAAAGGCCGCAACGGCATGTACCGCTTCCACATCGAAGACCCGATCCGGTTCTACAAGTCGATCCGGGTGACCATCGAGTCGGGCCATGCGAACAAGCTGTACAACGACTACAGCTCGGCGGCGTTCTGGTATCAGCTTGAACCGCACAAGCCGTTCCCGGCTCTGCTATCTGCACAGGAGAGAGAGGCAAGGCCGATCGAGCCGGAGTTTGACGGGGGAGAGTAG
- a CDS encoding prepilin-type N-terminal cleavage/methylation domain-containing protein has product MPIRRCFVAQRSRVRGVTLVEVLIVIAILAVIAAIIIPVTISAKERGKVSACITNLSQIGTATQLYTADYDSLLPTYMPGLDPKPGDPYFLPWVTTRWIAQLKPHGFKDAMAFCPSDPYKGQPLVAPDTVYDGRIVRSSYTGWLGSASYPSAPLDAVRDPAGATHISDQTRELFNSGKGKNEKYTVHGEGCSQLFLDWHVKHSHCPLIPKM; this is encoded by the coding sequence TTGCCGATACGTCGTTGTTTTGTGGCCCAACGCAGCCGAGTTCGGGGAGTTACCCTGGTCGAAGTTCTGATCGTGATCGCGATCCTTGCTGTGATTGCGGCGATTATCATCCCGGTCACGATCAGCGCGAAGGAGCGCGGCAAGGTTTCGGCATGCATCACCAACCTGTCGCAGATCGGAACGGCAACACAGCTCTACACCGCCGACTACGACAGCCTGCTCCCCACCTATATGCCCGGGCTCGATCCAAAACCCGGCGACCCCTATTTTCTGCCGTGGGTGACGACACGCTGGATCGCCCAGCTCAAGCCCCACGGCTTCAAGGATGCAATGGCCTTCTGCCCGTCCGACCCTTACAAGGGCCAGCCGCTCGTCGCGCCGGACACCGTTTACGATGGACGGATTGTCCGGAGCAGCTATACAGGCTGGCTGGGTTCAGCGAGCTATCCCTCAGCCCCCTTGGATGCGGTCCGCGACCCTGCCGGAGCCACCCACATCAGCGACCAAACGCGCGAACTGTTCAATTCGGGCAAAGGCAAGAATGAGAAGTACACGGTTCACGGAGAAGGCTGCAGCCAGCTCTTCCTGGATTGGCATGTGAAGCACTCGCACTGCCCTCTCATTCCGAAGATGTAG
- a CDS encoding PAS domain-containing protein, whose protein sequence is MDEVRGETDFRKLFELSPGLYLVLSREFVIVGVTAAYLQATLTDRESIIGRHLFDVFPDNPDDPAATGVHNLRLSLESVLRERRPNTMAIQKYDIRRPESEGGGFEERHWSPVNSPVLNELGEVEYIIHRVEDVTEYVRLLDRADALTQEFGDSARVRQEMDIELYHRAQEIQSTNQQLAEANDALRMSEDNAKALAKELQSANKELESFSYSVSHDLRAPLRAISGYSEILLQDLKEKLTEEDEFLFRRIILAAARMSDLVDALLRLARTGRDVMDISKVDLSLIAAEAVAEVSIRHSPDEAEATVEQGLTVVGDIRMLRILIDNLISNAFKFSAVVESPTIAFGMRTIKGESVYFVEDNGTGFDVTLSESIFEPFVRAHSEEEFKGTGIGLAIAAKIVSRHNGRIWAESELGKGTTVYFTLAAEE, encoded by the coding sequence ATGGATGAAGTTCGCGGGGAAACCGATTTTAGAAAGCTGTTTGAGCTTTCTCCCGGGCTCTATTTGGTGTTATCAAGAGAGTTTGTTATCGTTGGTGTAACCGCCGCCTACTTACAGGCGACTCTTACAGATAGAGAGTCAATTATCGGACGACATCTGTTTGATGTCTTTCCAGACAACCCCGACGATCCAGCCGCAACCGGCGTTCATAACCTACGCCTCTCCCTTGAGTCCGTTCTGAGAGAGCGTCGGCCAAATACGATGGCCATCCAAAAGTACGATATTCGCAGGCCAGAATCTGAGGGTGGTGGGTTTGAGGAGCGGCATTGGAGTCCGGTTAACTCTCCCGTTCTCAACGAACTTGGTGAGGTCGAGTACATTATTCACCGCGTTGAGGACGTTACCGAGTACGTGCGTTTGCTTGATCGTGCCGATGCTCTTACACAGGAGTTTGGTGACTCCGCGCGAGTTCGTCAAGAGATGGACATTGAGCTGTACCATCGTGCGCAGGAGATTCAGTCGACCAATCAACAGCTGGCTGAAGCGAACGATGCTCTGCGAATGAGTGAGGATAACGCAAAGGCGCTTGCCAAGGAGCTACAGTCTGCAAACAAGGAGCTTGAGAGCTTCTCTTATTCTGTTTCGCACGACCTTCGTGCTCCTTTGCGAGCGATATCGGGCTACTCCGAAATCCTGCTTCAAGACTTGAAAGAGAAACTCACTGAGGAAGATGAGTTTCTTTTTCGTCGGATCATTCTGGCTGCCGCAAGGATGTCTGACCTCGTAGACGCGCTATTGCGTCTCGCCCGAACAGGCCGGGATGTGATGGACATAAGCAAAGTAGACCTAAGTTTGATTGCAGCTGAAGCCGTTGCCGAGGTCTCAATCCGTCATTCGCCAGATGAAGCGGAGGCTACGGTTGAACAAGGCTTGACCGTCGTTGGCGACATTCGGATGCTTCGTATTCTCATTGATAACTTGATTAGCAACGCGTTCAAGTTTTCTGCGGTGGTGGAATCGCCAACCATCGCGTTTGGTATGAGAACAATCAAGGGCGAGAGTGTCTACTTCGTCGAAGACAATGGAACGGGTTTCGACGTGACTCTTTCAGAGAGCATTTTTGAGCCCTTCGTCAGAGCCCACTCTGAGGAGGAGTTTAAAGGCACTGGAATTGGACTGGCAATCGCGGCAAAGATCGTCTCGCGACACAACGGCAGAATCTGGGCAGAAAGCGAGCTCGGCAAGGGAACGACTGTTTACTTCACCTTAGCGGCAGAGGAGTAA